One Oryza brachyantha chromosome 3, ObraRS2, whole genome shotgun sequence DNA segment encodes these proteins:
- the LOC102704137 gene encoding GATA transcription factor 19 — MAAEPPADGRDPPAEDDGAASAGDGGAAESSAAEALLSAASEQLTLVYQGEVYVFDPVPPQKVQAVLLVLGGSDIPPGLVSMAVPTTFDEKSTTVAARRVASLMRFREKRKERCFDKKIRYSVRKEVAQKMKRRKGQFAGRADFGDGSCSSAPCGSTANGEDDHIRETHCQNCGISSRLTPAMRRGPAGPRSLCNACGLMWANKGTLRSPLNAPKMIVQHPADLSKTGDTDDSKTNLHAERNQTTTKIDSEMVAEQEQKADVLPPPTKEEDSMATS; from the exons atggcggcggagccCCCGGCGGACGGCCGCGATCCCCCGGCggaagacgacggcgccgcctccgccggcgacggcggcgcggcggagtcgtccgcggcggaggcgctccTGAGCGCGGCGTCGGAGCAGCTGACGCTCGTGTACCAGGGGGAGGTCTACGTCTTCGACCCCGTCCCGCCCCAAAAG GTTCAGGCTGTTCTTTTGGTACTGGGAGGGTCCGACATTCCTCCTGGTTTAGTAAGCATGGCTGTACCTACTACATTCGATGAAAAG AGTACAACCGTGGCTGCCAGAAGGGTTGCTTCCTTGATGAGGTTTCGTGAGAAGAGGAAGGAAAGATGTTTTGATAAGAAAATAAGATACAGTGTGCGTAAGGAGGTTGCTCAAAA GATGAAACGACGTAAAGGCCAGTTTGCTGGAAGGGCAGACTTCGGTGATGGTTCGTGTTCCTCTGCACCATGTGGCTCCACAGCCAATGGCGAGGATGATCATATCCGAGAAACGCA TTGCCAAAATTGTGGCATCAGCTCAAGGCTTACTCCAGCAATGCGCCGCGGGCCAGCTGGTCCAAGGTCCCTGTGTAATGCCTGTGGCCTAATGTGGGCAAACAAG GGCACCCTAAGAAGTCCTTTGAATGCCCCCAAAATGATTGTGCAGCATCCTGCCGATCTGAGTAAAACG GGTGATACAGATGACAGCAAAACAAATCTTCATGCTGAGCGTAACCAAACGACCACCAAAATTGACTCTGAGAT GGTGGCAGAGCAGGAGCAGAAGGCAGACGTGTTGCCACCACCAACCAAAGAAGAAGATAGCATGGCTACTTCGTGA
- the LOC102707103 gene encoding proteinase inhibitor PSI-1.2, translating to MASIKPALPMALLLCGLVLIGSLQSTEAQGGGKICPQFCYDGIEYMTCPSTGSQRLKPVCNCCLADENGCAIYLNNGQVVNCP from the exons ATGGCTTCCATCAAGCCTGCTCTTCCAATGGCTCTCCTGCTGTGTG GGCTCGTGTTGATCGGATCCCTGCAGAGCACCGAGGCGCAGGGCGGAGGGAAGATCTGCCCGCAGTTCTGCTACGACGGCATCGAGTACATGACCTGCCCGTCGACGGGGAGCCAGCGCCTGAAGCCGGTGTGCAACTGCTGCCTCGCCGACGAGAATGGCTGCGCCATCTACCTGAACAATGGGCAGGTGGTCAACTGCCCCTGA
- the LOC102703857 gene encoding uncharacterized protein LOC102703857 yields the protein MSRYVEMLDMGVRIAARFHSHCPQTARMYYKPPQTTTTSDGRRGDGGRAAAGFGLEAVSAMAARPFSAAAAAAGEPGFCATAPSGFDFEFDTAQAVVYEVAV from the coding sequence ATGTCGCGGTACGTGGAGATGCTGGACATGGGGGTGCGGATCGCCGCGAGGTTCCACTCCCACTGCCCGCAGACGGCGCGGATGTACTACAAGCCGCcgcagacgacgacgacgtcggatGGCCGCCGCGGGGACGGCggcagggcggcggccggcttcGGACTCGAGGCGGTGTCcgcgatggcggcgcggccgttctcggcggcggcggcggcggcgggggagcccGGCTTCTGCGCCACAGCGCCGTCGGGGTTTGACTTCGAGTTCGACACCGCGCAGGCCGTCGTCTACGAAGTGGCCGTGTGA
- the LOC102707659 gene encoding folate transporter 1, chloroplastic, whose translation MPPGVSPASAEAWTWENAAAGAAAGFATVATLHPLDVVRTRFQVSGGRGCSDVPPYRNTAHAVYTIARSEGLKGLYAGFYPAVLGSTVSWGLYFFFYNRAKQRYLQGKDDQLRPVHHLVSAAEAGALVCLFTNPIWLVKTRLQLQTPSHHTSRYSGFSDALRTILKEEGWLALYRGLGPALLLVSHGAIQFTAYEELRKAVIYAKCRQTRTENRTYEDSLNSIDYAALGAGSKVTAILLTYPYQVIRARLQQRPGSDGTPKYTDGWHVVKETARHEGVRGFYRGITSNLLKNLPAASLTFVVYENVIKLFKAAKEET comes from the exons ATGCCGCCGGGAGTCTCACCGGCGTCCGCGGAGGCTTGGACATGGGAGAACGCCGCCGCAGGAGCCGCCGCGGGCTTCGCCACCGTCGCGACCCTCCACCCGCTCGACGTCGTCCGCACCCGCTTCCAAG tgagcggcgggaggggatGCTCCGACGTGCCGCCCTACAGGAACACGGCGCACGCTGTGTACACCATCGCACGATCTGAG GGCCTCAAAGGACTTTATGCAGGCTTTTATCCAGCAGTTCTTGGATCAACTGTTTCCTGGGGgctatatttcttttt TTATAACAGAGCTAAACAAAGGTACTTACAAGGGAAAGATGATCAGCTCCGTCCAGTCCACCATCTGGTCTCAGCTGCAGAAGCAGGTGCTTTG GTTTGCCTGTTTACAAACCCCATATGGCTGGTAAAAACAAGACTGCAACTACAAACACCTAGCCATCACACCTCAAGATATTCCGGATTTTCTG ATGCTTTGAGAACTATTCTGAAAGAGGAGGGATGGCTTGCGCTTTACAGAGGGCTTGGACCTGCGCTTTTGCTG GTTAGTCATGGTGCGATACAGTTCACGGCCTATGAGGAACTTCGCAAAGCTGTGATATATGCAAAATGTAGACAGACAAGAACAGAGAACAGAACCTATGAGGATTCTTTG AATTCCATTGATTATGCGGCGCTTGGGGCTGGTTCAAAAGTAACTGCCATTCTGCTAACTTATCCTTACCAG GTCATCCGAGCACGCCTGCAG CAACGTCCTGGTAGTGATGGCACTCCAAAGTACACGGATGGCTGGCATGTAGTAAAAGAAACTGCTCG GCATGAAGGTGTCCGCGGATTTTACAGGGGCATCACATCTAATCTGCTGAAAAATCTTCCGGCAGCTTCTCTTACATTTGTGGTGTATGAAAATGTCATCAAATTATTCAAAGCAGCGAAAGAGGAGACATAG
- the LOC102707383 gene encoding 50S ribosomal protein L7/L12-like yields MASRLFHLRRLLLPSAHPSAAGCAAAFSTVAPTPRVSALVDEICDLTLIEASFLTDALRGRLGVDQLPPLAILTGGAAPLTGGAAAPGAADVEAKAKEEKTAFDVKLEGFDAAAKLKIIKELRAFTNLGLKEAKELVEKAPAVLKAGVPKEEAESIAEKMRAVGAKILLE; encoded by the coding sequence ATGGCTTCCCGCCTcttccacctccgccgcctcctcctcccatccGCCCACCCGTCGGCCGCGGGCTGCGCGGCCGCATTCTCAACCGTCGCCCCGACCCCGCGCGTCTCCGCGCTCGTAGACGAGATCTGCGACCTCACGCTCATCGAGGCCTCCTTCCTCACCGACGCCCTGCGCGGCCGCCTCGGGGTCGACCAGCTCCCTCCCCTGGCCATCCTCACTGGCGGAGCTGCCCCGCTCACTGGCGGCGCGGCTGCCCCCGGGGCGGCCGACGTGGAGGCCAAGGCGAAGGAGGAGAAGACGGCGTTCGACGTGAAGCTGGAAGGCTTCGACGCCGCGGCGAAGCTTAAGATTATCAAGGAGCTGCGGGCGTTCACGAATTTGGGACTCAAGGAGGCGAAGGAGCTCGTGGAGAAGGCGCCGGCCGTGCTGAAGGCGGGAGTTCCcaaggaggaggcagagagcATCGCCGAGAAGATGCGGGCTGTCGGCGCTAAGATTCTCCTCGAATGA
- the LOC102706826 gene encoding uncharacterized protein LOC102706826, protein MASSSSSSSSNKLSLTFVVLLAGMLVLGEMMDGAGAADCSTVRCIQGGYITCKNYPGKKLDGCVCLCAPDDGNRCVLHLQDGSSYKCRAPN, encoded by the exons atggcttcctcctcctcctcctcctcctccaacaAGCTGTCGCTCACcttcgtcgtcctcctcgccg GGATGCTGGTGCTCGGCGAGATGATGgacggcgcgggggcggcggaCTGCTCGACGGTGAGGTGCATCCAGGGAGGCTACATCACCTGCAAGAACTACCCGGGGAAGAAGCTCGACGGGTGCGTCTGCCTGTGCGCCCCCGACGACGGCAACCGCTGCGTCCTCCACCTCCAGGACGGCTCCTCCTACAAGTGCCGCGCGCCCAACTAA